One genomic window of Motacilla alba alba isolate MOTALB_02 chromosome 1, Motacilla_alba_V1.0_pri, whole genome shotgun sequence includes the following:
- the LOC119700897 gene encoding rap1 GTPase-activating protein 1-like isoform X9, producing the protein MFSRERGFPAGASGGKSEEAVQGFSDVIDSPTEGFPCVLTPAVPNKTVDLFEMIEKMQGSRLDEQRCSLPAPLKTEEEYIPYPSIHEVLQKGWPYPLIILPQFGGYWIEGTSHNLSSLSPTLSDVPFSWSGKVKLESDPTAKLYRKHFLGKEHQNFYSSDMSLGYLVLSVKYEQIEKQENLRLLLRTRTGTKHDLIPISCLNEFPNAVQMAKLLCEDVNVERFFPVLYPKASQLIVAFDEHVISNNFKFGVIYQKPGQTTEEEVFSNTVESQGFLEFLDFLGDKIQLQDFRGFRGGLDVTRGQTGTESVYTNFRGKEIMFHVSTKLPFTEGDSQQLQRKRHIGNDIVAIIFQDESTPFVPDMIASNFLHAYVVVQLTHSTTGDTLYKVSVTARDDVPFFGPPLPNPAIFKKSAEFREFLLVKLINAEYSCYRAEKFAKLEERTRSALLESLFEELQLRSRSMMGLPVGEDDKIENGSGGFLENFKRVIRGRSQSLDTMGISMRKQQPATLPSRPATAGLALSQSVAEGPKAIAASFALPGRSPSRTRASRFHGRRSSAIGIENIQEEKSRDTTERIQRVLDSPGTFFDLKSDGSSSPSSPEFPSRKSK; encoded by the exons GGGAGTCGTCTGGATGAACAAAGATGttcccttccagctcctctcaAG ACAGAAGAGGAGTATATTCCTTATCCCAGCATCCATGAG GTATTACAGAAAGGGTGGCCATATCCTCTCATTATCCTACCCCAGTTTGGGGGCTACTGGATTGAAGGGACGAGCCACAACCTCTCCAGCTTGAGTCCAACTCTGTCTGATGTACCCTTTTCCTGGAGTGGTAAAGTGAAACTGGAAAGTGACCCTACAGCCAAGCTGTACCGCAAACATTTTCTGGGAAAG GAGCACCAGAACTTTTACTCCAGTGACATGTCCTTAGGCTACCTAGTACTTTCTGTGAAGTATGAACAGATCgagaaacaggaaaatctcCGTCTGTTGCTGAG GACTCGTACTGGCACCAAACATGATCTAATTCCCATTTCCTGTCTGAATGAGTTTCCCAATGCTGTTCAGATGGCAAAG ctgctgtgtgaggATGTGAATGTTGAACGCTTCTTTCCTGTCCTGTATCCCAAG GCCTCGCAGCTTATTGTTGCATTTGATGAACATGTCATAAGCAATAACTTCAAATTTGGGGTCATCTACCAAAAACCTGGACAG ACAACTGAAGAAGAAGTCTTCAGTAACACAGTAGAGAGTCAGGGTTTCCTGGAGTTCCTGGATTTCCTTGGTGACAAGATtcagctgcaggatttccgTGG GTTCCGGGGAGGCTTGGATGTTACCAGAGGTCAAACAGGCACCGAGTCAGTCTATACAAATTTCCGGGGAAAGGAGATCATGTTTCACGTGTCCACGAAGCTGCCCTTCACAGAGGGAGATTCCCAGCAG CTTCAGCGGAAGCGTCATATTGGGAATGATATTGTAGCCATCATTTTCCAGGATGAAAGCACACCTTTTGTCCCTGATATGATTGCTTCTAATTTCCTACATGCTTATGTGGTAGTTCAGCTCACTCATAGCACCACTGGGGACACTCTCTACAAG GTTTCAGTCACAGCTCGAGATGATGTCCCCTTCTTTGGACCCCCGCTGCCAAATCCAGCCATATTTAAAAAG AGTGCAGAGTTTCGTGAATTCCTTCTGGTCAAGCTCATCAACGCTGAGTACAGCTGCTATCGAGCTGAGAAATTTGCTAAATTAGAG GAAAGAACACGGAGTGCCCTCTTGGAGAGCCTTtttgaggagctgcagcttcgCAGCCGCAGCATGATGGGATTACCTGTAGGGGAGGATGACAAGATAGAGAATGGCAGTGGGGGCTTCCTGGAGAACTTCAAG CGGGTGATCAGAGGCCGCAGCCAGAGCCTGGATACCATGGGGATATCcatgagaaagcagcagccagccaccctgcccagccGCCCAGCTACAGCTGGCCTTGCCCTCAGCCAGAGTGTCGCCGAGGGCCCTAAGGCCATTGCTGCG TCTTTTGCCTTGCCTGGTAGGAGCCCATCACGTACTCGAGCCAGCCGCTTCCACGGGAGACGGAGTAGTGCCATTGGCATTGAAAACatacaggaggaaaagag cagagacaCCACAGAGAGAATACAAAGGGTATTGGACAGTCCAGGAACTTTCTTTGACCTGAAGTCTGATGGATCATCTAGTCCCAGCTCTCCAGAGTTCcccagcaggaagagcaagtga
- the LOC119700897 gene encoding rap1 GTPase-activating protein 1-like isoform X10 — translation MSLGYLVLSVKYEQIEKQENLRLLLRTRTGTKHDLIPISCLNEFPNAVQMAKLLCEDVNVERFFPVLYPKASQLIVAFDEHVISNNFKFGVIYQKPGQTTEEEVFSNTVESQGFLEFLDFLGDKIQLQDFRGFRGGLDVTRGQTGTESVYTNFRGKEIMFHVSTKLPFTEGDSQQLQRKRHIGNDIVAIIFQDESTPFVPDMIASNFLHAYVVVQLTHSTTGDTLYKVSVTARDDVPFFGPPLPNPAIFKKSAEFREFLLVKLINAEYSCYRAEKFAKLEERTRSALLESLFEELQLRSRSMMGLPVGEDDKIENGSGGFLENFKRVIRGRSQSLDTMGISMRKQQPATLPSRPATAGLALSQSVAEGPKAIAASFALPGRSPSRTRASRFHGRRSSAIGIENIQEEKSRDTTERIQRVLDSPGTFFDLKSDGSSSPSSPEFPSRKSKMLRSQTSGYCVMQPLSRSSSSVSSCCSGLRENGTSEEEENDRELTCSLKGPPKQDSVVQSMWLDDSDCTPSTSSSPGSRLLPSSSVAGSTGKGKGSKAEAQHHNPASILCCV, via the exons ATGTCCTTAGGCTACCTAGTACTTTCTGTGAAGTATGAACAGATCgagaaacaggaaaatctcCGTCTGTTGCTGAG GACTCGTACTGGCACCAAACATGATCTAATTCCCATTTCCTGTCTGAATGAGTTTCCCAATGCTGTTCAGATGGCAAAG ctgctgtgtgaggATGTGAATGTTGAACGCTTCTTTCCTGTCCTGTATCCCAAG GCCTCGCAGCTTATTGTTGCATTTGATGAACATGTCATAAGCAATAACTTCAAATTTGGGGTCATCTACCAAAAACCTGGACAG ACAACTGAAGAAGAAGTCTTCAGTAACACAGTAGAGAGTCAGGGTTTCCTGGAGTTCCTGGATTTCCTTGGTGACAAGATtcagctgcaggatttccgTGG GTTCCGGGGAGGCTTGGATGTTACCAGAGGTCAAACAGGCACCGAGTCAGTCTATACAAATTTCCGGGGAAAGGAGATCATGTTTCACGTGTCCACGAAGCTGCCCTTCACAGAGGGAGATTCCCAGCAG CTTCAGCGGAAGCGTCATATTGGGAATGATATTGTAGCCATCATTTTCCAGGATGAAAGCACACCTTTTGTCCCTGATATGATTGCTTCTAATTTCCTACATGCTTATGTGGTAGTTCAGCTCACTCATAGCACCACTGGGGACACTCTCTACAAG GTTTCAGTCACAGCTCGAGATGATGTCCCCTTCTTTGGACCCCCGCTGCCAAATCCAGCCATATTTAAAAAG AGTGCAGAGTTTCGTGAATTCCTTCTGGTCAAGCTCATCAACGCTGAGTACAGCTGCTATCGAGCTGAGAAATTTGCTAAATTAGAG GAAAGAACACGGAGTGCCCTCTTGGAGAGCCTTtttgaggagctgcagcttcgCAGCCGCAGCATGATGGGATTACCTGTAGGGGAGGATGACAAGATAGAGAATGGCAGTGGGGGCTTCCTGGAGAACTTCAAG CGGGTGATCAGAGGCCGCAGCCAGAGCCTGGATACCATGGGGATATCcatgagaaagcagcagccagccaccctgcccagccGCCCAGCTACAGCTGGCCTTGCCCTCAGCCAGAGTGTCGCCGAGGGCCCTAAGGCCATTGCTGCG TCTTTTGCCTTGCCTGGTAGGAGCCCATCACGTACTCGAGCCAGCCGCTTCCACGGGAGACGGAGTAGTGCCATTGGCATTGAAAACatacaggaggaaaagag cagagacaCCACAGAGAGAATACAAAGGGTATTGGACAGTCCAGGAACTTTCTTTGACCTGAAGTCTGATGGATCATCTAGTCCCAGCTCTCCAGAGTTCcccagcaggaagagcaa AATGCTCAGGAGTCAGACTTCAGGATACTGTGTGATGCAGCCACTCTCACGTTCATCATCCAGTGTAAGCAGTTGTTGTAGTGGATTGAGGGAAAATGGAACatctgaggaagaggagaatgaCAGG GAGCTGACGTGCTCACTTAAGGGCCCTCCAAAACAGGATTCAGTGGTTCAGAGTATGTGGCTGGATGACAGTGACTGCACACCCAGTACTTCTAGCTCACcag GAAGCAGGTTGCTTCCTTCCAGCAGTGTTGCTGGCTccactggaaaaggaaaaggcagcaaagcagaggCTCAGCATCATAATCCA GCCTCCATTTTGTGCTGCGTGTGA
- the LOC119700897 gene encoding rap1 GTPase-activating protein 1-like isoform X8: protein MFSRERGFPAGASGGKSEEAVQGFSDVIDSPTEGFPCVLTPAVPNKTVDLFEMIEKMQGSRLDEQRCSLPAPLKTEEEYIPYPSIHEVLQKGWPYPLIILPQFGGYWIEGTSHNLSSLSPTLSDVPFSWSGKVKLESDPTAKLYRKHFLGKEHQNFYSSDMSLGYLVLSVKYEQIEKQENLRLLLRTRTGTKHDLIPISCLNEFPNAVQMAKLLCEDVNVERFFPVLYPKASQLIVAFDEHVISNNFKFGVIYQKPGQTTEEEVFSNTVESQGFLEFLDFLGDKIQLQDFRGFRGGLDVTRGQTGTESVYTNFRGKEIMFHVSTKLPFTEGDSQQLQRKRHIGNDIVAIIFQDESTPFVPDMIASNFLHAYVVVQLTHSTTGDTLYKVSVTARDDVPFFGPPLPNPAIFKKSAEFREFLLVKLINAEYSCYRAEKFAKLEERTRSALLESLFEELQLRSRSMMGLPVGEDDKIENGSGGFLENFKRVIRGRSQSLDTMGISMRKQQPATLPSRPATAGLALSQSVAEGPKAIAASFALPGRSPSRTRASRFHGRRSSAIGIENIQEEKRDTTERIQRVLDSPGTFFDLKSDGSSSPSSPEFPSRKSKHI from the exons GGGAGTCGTCTGGATGAACAAAGATGttcccttccagctcctctcaAG ACAGAAGAGGAGTATATTCCTTATCCCAGCATCCATGAG GTATTACAGAAAGGGTGGCCATATCCTCTCATTATCCTACCCCAGTTTGGGGGCTACTGGATTGAAGGGACGAGCCACAACCTCTCCAGCTTGAGTCCAACTCTGTCTGATGTACCCTTTTCCTGGAGTGGTAAAGTGAAACTGGAAAGTGACCCTACAGCCAAGCTGTACCGCAAACATTTTCTGGGAAAG GAGCACCAGAACTTTTACTCCAGTGACATGTCCTTAGGCTACCTAGTACTTTCTGTGAAGTATGAACAGATCgagaaacaggaaaatctcCGTCTGTTGCTGAG GACTCGTACTGGCACCAAACATGATCTAATTCCCATTTCCTGTCTGAATGAGTTTCCCAATGCTGTTCAGATGGCAAAG ctgctgtgtgaggATGTGAATGTTGAACGCTTCTTTCCTGTCCTGTATCCCAAG GCCTCGCAGCTTATTGTTGCATTTGATGAACATGTCATAAGCAATAACTTCAAATTTGGGGTCATCTACCAAAAACCTGGACAG ACAACTGAAGAAGAAGTCTTCAGTAACACAGTAGAGAGTCAGGGTTTCCTGGAGTTCCTGGATTTCCTTGGTGACAAGATtcagctgcaggatttccgTGG GTTCCGGGGAGGCTTGGATGTTACCAGAGGTCAAACAGGCACCGAGTCAGTCTATACAAATTTCCGGGGAAAGGAGATCATGTTTCACGTGTCCACGAAGCTGCCCTTCACAGAGGGAGATTCCCAGCAG CTTCAGCGGAAGCGTCATATTGGGAATGATATTGTAGCCATCATTTTCCAGGATGAAAGCACACCTTTTGTCCCTGATATGATTGCTTCTAATTTCCTACATGCTTATGTGGTAGTTCAGCTCACTCATAGCACCACTGGGGACACTCTCTACAAG GTTTCAGTCACAGCTCGAGATGATGTCCCCTTCTTTGGACCCCCGCTGCCAAATCCAGCCATATTTAAAAAG AGTGCAGAGTTTCGTGAATTCCTTCTGGTCAAGCTCATCAACGCTGAGTACAGCTGCTATCGAGCTGAGAAATTTGCTAAATTAGAG GAAAGAACACGGAGTGCCCTCTTGGAGAGCCTTtttgaggagctgcagcttcgCAGCCGCAGCATGATGGGATTACCTGTAGGGGAGGATGACAAGATAGAGAATGGCAGTGGGGGCTTCCTGGAGAACTTCAAG CGGGTGATCAGAGGCCGCAGCCAGAGCCTGGATACCATGGGGATATCcatgagaaagcagcagccagccaccctgcccagccGCCCAGCTACAGCTGGCCTTGCCCTCAGCCAGAGTGTCGCCGAGGGCCCTAAGGCCATTGCTGCG TCTTTTGCCTTGCCTGGTAGGAGCCCATCACGTACTCGAGCCAGCCGCTTCCACGGGAGACGGAGTAGTGCCATTGGCATTGAAAACatacaggaggaaaagag agacaCCACAGAGAGAATACAAAGGGTATTGGACAGTCCAGGAACTTTCTTTGACCTGAAGTCTGATGGATCATCTAGTCCCAGCTCTCCAGAGTTCcccagcaggaagagcaa ACACATCTGA
- the LOC119700897 gene encoding rap1 GTPase-activating protein 1-like isoform X7, whose product MFSRERGFPAGASGGKSEEAVQGFSDVIDSPTEGFPCVLTPAVPNKTVDLFEMIEKMQGSRLDEQRCSLPAPLKTEEEYIPYPSIHEVLQKGWPYPLIILPQFGGYWIEGTSHNLSSLSPTLSDVPFSWSGKVKLESDPTAKLYRKHFLGKEHQNFYSSDMSLGYLVLSVKYEQIEKQENLRLLLRTRTGTKHDLIPISCLNEFPNAVQMAKLLCEDVNVERFFPVLYPKASQLIVAFDEHVISNNFKFGVIYQKPGQTTEEEVFSNTVESQGFLEFLDFLGDKIQLQDFRGFRGGLDVTRGQTGTESVYTNFRGKEIMFHVSTKLPFTEGDSQQLQRKRHIGNDIVAIIFQDESTPFVPDMIASNFLHAYVVVQLTHSTTGDTLYKVSVTARDDVPFFGPPLPNPAIFKKSAEFREFLLVKLINAEYSCYRAEKFAKLEERTRSALLESLFEELQLRSRSMMGLPVGEDDKIENGSGGFLENFKRVIRGRSQSLDTMGISMRKQQPATLPSRPATAGLALSQSVAEGPKAIAASFALPGRSPSRTRASRFHGRRSSAIGIENIQEEKSRDTTERIQRVLDSPGTFFDLKSDGSSSPSSPEFPSRKSKHI is encoded by the exons GGGAGTCGTCTGGATGAACAAAGATGttcccttccagctcctctcaAG ACAGAAGAGGAGTATATTCCTTATCCCAGCATCCATGAG GTATTACAGAAAGGGTGGCCATATCCTCTCATTATCCTACCCCAGTTTGGGGGCTACTGGATTGAAGGGACGAGCCACAACCTCTCCAGCTTGAGTCCAACTCTGTCTGATGTACCCTTTTCCTGGAGTGGTAAAGTGAAACTGGAAAGTGACCCTACAGCCAAGCTGTACCGCAAACATTTTCTGGGAAAG GAGCACCAGAACTTTTACTCCAGTGACATGTCCTTAGGCTACCTAGTACTTTCTGTGAAGTATGAACAGATCgagaaacaggaaaatctcCGTCTGTTGCTGAG GACTCGTACTGGCACCAAACATGATCTAATTCCCATTTCCTGTCTGAATGAGTTTCCCAATGCTGTTCAGATGGCAAAG ctgctgtgtgaggATGTGAATGTTGAACGCTTCTTTCCTGTCCTGTATCCCAAG GCCTCGCAGCTTATTGTTGCATTTGATGAACATGTCATAAGCAATAACTTCAAATTTGGGGTCATCTACCAAAAACCTGGACAG ACAACTGAAGAAGAAGTCTTCAGTAACACAGTAGAGAGTCAGGGTTTCCTGGAGTTCCTGGATTTCCTTGGTGACAAGATtcagctgcaggatttccgTGG GTTCCGGGGAGGCTTGGATGTTACCAGAGGTCAAACAGGCACCGAGTCAGTCTATACAAATTTCCGGGGAAAGGAGATCATGTTTCACGTGTCCACGAAGCTGCCCTTCACAGAGGGAGATTCCCAGCAG CTTCAGCGGAAGCGTCATATTGGGAATGATATTGTAGCCATCATTTTCCAGGATGAAAGCACACCTTTTGTCCCTGATATGATTGCTTCTAATTTCCTACATGCTTATGTGGTAGTTCAGCTCACTCATAGCACCACTGGGGACACTCTCTACAAG GTTTCAGTCACAGCTCGAGATGATGTCCCCTTCTTTGGACCCCCGCTGCCAAATCCAGCCATATTTAAAAAG AGTGCAGAGTTTCGTGAATTCCTTCTGGTCAAGCTCATCAACGCTGAGTACAGCTGCTATCGAGCTGAGAAATTTGCTAAATTAGAG GAAAGAACACGGAGTGCCCTCTTGGAGAGCCTTtttgaggagctgcagcttcgCAGCCGCAGCATGATGGGATTACCTGTAGGGGAGGATGACAAGATAGAGAATGGCAGTGGGGGCTTCCTGGAGAACTTCAAG CGGGTGATCAGAGGCCGCAGCCAGAGCCTGGATACCATGGGGATATCcatgagaaagcagcagccagccaccctgcccagccGCCCAGCTACAGCTGGCCTTGCCCTCAGCCAGAGTGTCGCCGAGGGCCCTAAGGCCATTGCTGCG TCTTTTGCCTTGCCTGGTAGGAGCCCATCACGTACTCGAGCCAGCCGCTTCCACGGGAGACGGAGTAGTGCCATTGGCATTGAAAACatacaggaggaaaagag cagagacaCCACAGAGAGAATACAAAGGGTATTGGACAGTCCAGGAACTTTCTTTGACCTGAAGTCTGATGGATCATCTAGTCCCAGCTCTCCAGAGTTCcccagcaggaagagcaa ACACATCTGA
- the LOC119700897 gene encoding rap1 GTPase-activating protein 1-like isoform X4, with translation MFSRERGFPAGASGGKSEEAVQGFSDVIDSPTEGFPCVLTPAVPNKTVDLFEMIEKMQGSRLDEQRCSLPAPLKTEEEYIPYPSIHEVLQKGWPYPLIILPQFGGYWIEGTSHNLSSLSPTLSDVPFSWSGKVKLESDPTAKLYRKHFLGKEHQNFYSSDMSLGYLVLSVKYEQIEKQENLRLLLRTRTGTKHDLIPISCLNEFPNAVQMAKLLCEDVNVERFFPVLYPKASQLIVAFDEHVISNNFKFGVIYQKPGQTTEEEVFSNTVESQGFLEFLDFLGDKIQLQDFRGFRGGLDVTRGQTGTESVYTNFRGKEIMFHVSTKLPFTEGDSQQLQRKRHIGNDIVAIIFQDESTPFVPDMIASNFLHAYVVVQLTHSTTGDTLYKVSVTARDDVPFFGPPLPNPAIFKKSAEFREFLLVKLINAEYSCYRAEKFAKLEERTRSALLESLFEELQLRSRSMMGLPVGEDDKIENGSGGFLENFKSFALPGRSPSRTRASRFHGRRSSAIGIENIQEEKRDTTERIQRVLDSPGTFFDLKSDGSSSPSSPEFPSRKSKMLRSQTSGYCVMQPLSRSSSSVSSCCSGLRENGTSEEEENDRELTCSLKGPPKQDSVVQSMWLDDSDCTPSTSSSPGSRLLPSSSVAGSTGKGKGSKAEAQHHNPASILCCV, from the exons GGGAGTCGTCTGGATGAACAAAGATGttcccttccagctcctctcaAG ACAGAAGAGGAGTATATTCCTTATCCCAGCATCCATGAG GTATTACAGAAAGGGTGGCCATATCCTCTCATTATCCTACCCCAGTTTGGGGGCTACTGGATTGAAGGGACGAGCCACAACCTCTCCAGCTTGAGTCCAACTCTGTCTGATGTACCCTTTTCCTGGAGTGGTAAAGTGAAACTGGAAAGTGACCCTACAGCCAAGCTGTACCGCAAACATTTTCTGGGAAAG GAGCACCAGAACTTTTACTCCAGTGACATGTCCTTAGGCTACCTAGTACTTTCTGTGAAGTATGAACAGATCgagaaacaggaaaatctcCGTCTGTTGCTGAG GACTCGTACTGGCACCAAACATGATCTAATTCCCATTTCCTGTCTGAATGAGTTTCCCAATGCTGTTCAGATGGCAAAG ctgctgtgtgaggATGTGAATGTTGAACGCTTCTTTCCTGTCCTGTATCCCAAG GCCTCGCAGCTTATTGTTGCATTTGATGAACATGTCATAAGCAATAACTTCAAATTTGGGGTCATCTACCAAAAACCTGGACAG ACAACTGAAGAAGAAGTCTTCAGTAACACAGTAGAGAGTCAGGGTTTCCTGGAGTTCCTGGATTTCCTTGGTGACAAGATtcagctgcaggatttccgTGG GTTCCGGGGAGGCTTGGATGTTACCAGAGGTCAAACAGGCACCGAGTCAGTCTATACAAATTTCCGGGGAAAGGAGATCATGTTTCACGTGTCCACGAAGCTGCCCTTCACAGAGGGAGATTCCCAGCAG CTTCAGCGGAAGCGTCATATTGGGAATGATATTGTAGCCATCATTTTCCAGGATGAAAGCACACCTTTTGTCCCTGATATGATTGCTTCTAATTTCCTACATGCTTATGTGGTAGTTCAGCTCACTCATAGCACCACTGGGGACACTCTCTACAAG GTTTCAGTCACAGCTCGAGATGATGTCCCCTTCTTTGGACCCCCGCTGCCAAATCCAGCCATATTTAAAAAG AGTGCAGAGTTTCGTGAATTCCTTCTGGTCAAGCTCATCAACGCTGAGTACAGCTGCTATCGAGCTGAGAAATTTGCTAAATTAGAG GAAAGAACACGGAGTGCCCTCTTGGAGAGCCTTtttgaggagctgcagcttcgCAGCCGCAGCATGATGGGATTACCTGTAGGGGAGGATGACAAGATAGAGAATGGCAGTGGGGGCTTCCTGGAGAACTTCAAG TCTTTTGCCTTGCCTGGTAGGAGCCCATCACGTACTCGAGCCAGCCGCTTCCACGGGAGACGGAGTAGTGCCATTGGCATTGAAAACatacaggaggaaaagag agacaCCACAGAGAGAATACAAAGGGTATTGGACAGTCCAGGAACTTTCTTTGACCTGAAGTCTGATGGATCATCTAGTCCCAGCTCTCCAGAGTTCcccagcaggaagagcaa AATGCTCAGGAGTCAGACTTCAGGATACTGTGTGATGCAGCCACTCTCACGTTCATCATCCAGTGTAAGCAGTTGTTGTAGTGGATTGAGGGAAAATGGAACatctgaggaagaggagaatgaCAGG GAGCTGACGTGCTCACTTAAGGGCCCTCCAAAACAGGATTCAGTGGTTCAGAGTATGTGGCTGGATGACAGTGACTGCACACCCAGTACTTCTAGCTCACcag GAAGCAGGTTGCTTCCTTCCAGCAGTGTTGCTGGCTccactggaaaaggaaaaggcagcaaagcagaggCTCAGCATCATAATCCA GCCTCCATTTTGTGCTGCGTGTGA